A genomic segment from Helicobacter sp. NHP19-012 encodes:
- the panB gene encoding 3-methyl-2-oxobutanoate hydroxymethyltransferase, with translation MKKITLNTLYAKKHPKEGNQATKISAITAYDTLFASIFDPIVDLILVGDSLNMSFNGKPDTLSANMDLMLYHTKAVCQGAKRAFVVADMPYGSYTTEQQAVKNALRFYQESLADAIKLEGGVQKAPIIKALVREGVAVVGHVGLLPQSVRGVGGYKIVGKNQESAQQVLEDALAVQEAGASLVVLEGVVSSVAQEISAKLDIPTIGIGSGAGCDGQILVFSDMLGLFSAFKPKFVRTYLEGANLIQEALKRYVGDIQTGNFPSPEESY, from the coding sequence ATGAAAAAAATCACCCTAAACACCCTCTATGCCAAAAAGCACCCCAAAGAGGGCAACCAAGCTACCAAAATCAGCGCGATCACCGCTTACGATACCCTCTTTGCTTCCATTTTTGACCCCATTGTTGATTTAATCTTAGTGGGTGATAGCTTGAATATGAGCTTTAATGGCAAGCCAGACACCCTGAGCGCAAACATGGATTTAATGCTTTATCACACTAAGGCGGTGTGTCAAGGGGCGAAACGGGCGTTTGTGGTGGCAGACATGCCCTATGGTAGCTACACCACCGAACAACAAGCCGTTAAAAACGCCTTGCGTTTTTACCAAGAAAGCCTGGCCGATGCGATCAAACTAGAGGGCGGGGTGCAAAAAGCCCCCATCATCAAGGCTTTAGTGCGTGAGGGCGTGGCGGTGGTGGGGCATGTGGGGCTCTTGCCCCAAAGTGTACGGGGTGTGGGGGGGTATAAGATTGTGGGTAAAAACCAAGAGAGCGCACAGCAAGTTTTAGAGGACGCTTTGGCAGTGCAAGAGGCAGGGGCTAGCTTAGTTGTCTTAGAGGGCGTGGTTTCTAGCGTAGCCCAAGAAATTAGCGCGAAATTAGACATCCCCACCATTGGCATCGGCAGCGGGGCGGGCTGCGATGGGCAGATTTTAGTCTTTAGCGACATGCTAGGACTCTTTAGCGCCTTTAAACCTAAGTTTGTGCGCACCTACCTAGAGGGGGCAAACTTAATCCAAGAAGCCCTAAAACGCTATGTGGGCGACATCCAAACGGGCAACTTCCCCAGCCCTGAAGAGAGCTACTAA
- the ruvB gene encoding Holliday junction branch migration DNA helicase RuvB: MDRVVNLEKLEFEEQENTSLRPHLWQEYIGQEPLKKLLQVSINATKKRGDTLDHILFFGPPGLGKTTLSHIIAKELNIPIKVTTAPMIEKTGDLAALLTNLKPQEILFIDEIHRLSPAIEEVLYPAMEDFRLDIIIGSKAAAQTIKIDLAPFTLIGATTRAGMLSNPLRDRFGMHFRMEFYSIEELQAIITQASLKLKKPIEPPASLEIAKRCRGTPRIALRLLKRVRDFADSFNEAQINLKTTQHALEALGVDMHGLDNLDLRYLNLLVGAKGRALGLNTLAASMHEDESTLEEVIEPFLLANGYLERTAKGRIATPKTYEALKLKPIRHFLFD; encoded by the coding sequence ATGGATCGGGTTGTCAATTTAGAAAAGCTGGAGTTTGAAGAGCAAGAGAACACGAGCTTAAGACCGCATTTATGGCAAGAATACATCGGGCAAGAACCCTTAAAAAAGCTCTTGCAAGTGTCCATCAACGCCACAAAAAAACGGGGCGACACACTGGATCACATCTTATTTTTTGGACCCCCCGGTCTGGGTAAAACCACTTTAAGCCACATCATCGCTAAGGAACTCAACATCCCGATTAAGGTCACCACCGCCCCCATGATTGAAAAAACGGGGGATTTAGCCGCCCTGCTCACCAACCTTAAGCCCCAAGAAATTTTATTCATCGATGAAATCCACCGCCTAAGTCCGGCGATTGAAGAGGTGCTTTATCCGGCGATGGAAGATTTTAGGCTAGACATCATCATCGGCTCTAAGGCAGCGGCACAGACGATCAAGATCGATTTAGCCCCCTTTACGCTCATCGGGGCGACCACAAGGGCGGGCATGTTAAGCAACCCCCTAAGGGATCGCTTTGGCATGCATTTTCGTATGGAGTTTTACAGCATAGAAGAGTTGCAAGCCATCATCACGCAGGCGAGTTTAAAACTCAAAAAACCCATTGAACCGCCCGCAAGTTTAGAGATCGCTAAACGCTGTCGGGGTACGCCTCGAATTGCCCTACGCCTTTTAAAACGGGTGCGCGACTTTGCGGATAGCTTCAACGAAGCGCAAATCAATTTAAAGACCACACAGCATGCCCTAGAGGCTTTGGGCGTGGATATGCATGGGCTAGATAACCTAGATTTGCGCTATTTAAATTTGCTTGTGGGGGCAAAAGGGCGAGCTTTGGGGCTAAACACCCTAGCGGCGAGCATGCACGAGGATGAAAGCACGCTTGAAGAGGTCATTGAGCCCTTTTTGCTGGCTAATGGCTACTTGGAGCGCACCGCTAAAGGGCGTATCGCCACGCCTAAGACCTATGAAGCCTTGAAGTTAAAACCTATTAGGCATTTTCTATTCGATTGA
- the recA gene encoding recombinase RecA: MDEQKQKAIESAIRQIDKAFGKGALMRLGDREVEHIEGISTGSLGLDVALGIGGVPRGRIVEIYGPESSGKTTLTLHVVAQAQKNGGACAFIDAEHALDVKYAKSLGVDTDNLLISQPDTGEEALEILETLARTGAVDVIVVDSVAALTPRAEIEGDMGDQHVGLQARLMSQALRKITGILHKMNTTLIFINQIRMKIGTMGYGSPETTTGGNALKFYASVRIDIRRIATLKQNEQPIGNRVRVKVVKNKVAPPFKEAEFDVMYGSGISFEGELIDYGVKLDFVEKSGAWFSYQDRKLGQGREAAKLTLKNEPELAHEIAEKIRGKFFERPALAEPSAPESPEPSHTELD, translated from the coding sequence ATGGACGAGCAAAAACAAAAGGCGATTGAATCTGCCATTAGGCAGATCGATAAAGCCTTTGGCAAGGGGGCTTTAATGCGTTTGGGCGATCGCGAGGTCGAGCACATTGAGGGCATTTCTACGGGGTCTTTGGGGCTGGATGTGGCTTTAGGCATTGGGGGCGTGCCTAGGGGGCGGATTGTCGAAATCTATGGACCTGAGTCGAGCGGGAAAACGACCTTGACCTTGCATGTCGTGGCGCAAGCGCAAAAAAACGGGGGGGCATGTGCTTTTATTGATGCTGAGCATGCGCTAGATGTCAAATACGCTAAAAGTCTTGGAGTGGATACAGATAACCTACTCATCTCTCAGCCCGACACGGGCGAGGAAGCCCTAGAAATTTTAGAAACCTTAGCGCGCACGGGGGCAGTGGATGTGATTGTGGTCGACTCAGTGGCGGCACTCACGCCCAGAGCCGAGATCGAGGGGGATATGGGCGATCAGCATGTGGGCTTGCAAGCCCGCTTGATGAGCCAAGCTCTGCGTAAAATCACGGGCATTTTGCACAAGATGAACACCACTTTGATTTTCATCAACCAAATCCGCATGAAAATCGGGACAATGGGCTATGGCAGCCCGGAAACCACCACGGGGGGTAATGCCTTAAAATTCTATGCGAGTGTGCGCATCGACATCCGCCGTATCGCCACGCTCAAACAAAACGAGCAACCCATCGGTAATCGGGTGCGCGTCAAGGTGGTGAAAAACAAGGTCGCCCCACCCTTCAAAGAAGCCGAGTTTGATGTGATGTATGGCAGTGGGATCAGCTTTGAGGGGGAGCTCATCGACTACGGCGTGAAGTTGGACTTTGTGGAAAAATCCGGGGCGTGGTTTAGCTACCAAGATCGAAAACTAGGGCAGGGCAGAGAGGCGGCCAAACTCACGCTCAAAAACGAGCCCGAGCTCGCCCACGAGATCGCCGAAAAGATCCGAGGTAAGTTCTTTGAACGCCCCGCTTTGGCAGAACCTAGTGCACCAGAAAGTCCCGAGCCTAGCCATACAGAACTAGACTAA
- the thrS gene encoding threonine--tRNA ligase, translating to MAEQIGVKKEGEIYDLQTLAVHEGEAVYFGDNDPALEIIRHSCAHLLAQAIKQLYPDAQFFVGPVVAEGFYYDFKTSTKISEEDLGRIEERMRTIAKNKHPITKSTMTRKKALEKFKNDPLKHAVMSRIEGDSFSVYSQGEFEDLCRGPHLPHTGLLQHFKLTKLAGAYLGGDENAEMLQRIYGIAFATKEALKEYLFQLEEAKKRDHRKLGQELGLFCFNEDLGAGLPIWLPSGMRLRQRIENLLSKALLKYGYEPVRGPEILKSSLWQTSGHYQNYKENMYFTTIDEVEYGIKPMNCVGHIKVYEHALHSYKDLPLRFYEYGVVHRHEKSGVLHGLLRVREFTQDDAHIFCRFNQIKAEVLAILEFTKKVMGVFGFSYEMELSTKPTKHIGEAHIWEQATKALKEALEEQHIPFGIDEGGGAFYGPKIDIKITDAIKRKWQCGTVQVDMNLPERFNLSYANEQDQEERPVMIHRAILGSFERFIAILTEHYGGNYPFFIAPVQIALVPVSPDQLEYAKALKAELVELGLFVQLADKNETLNKRIRTLEKQKIPFIAVLGQQEVAQESVAVRDRALGQQYSLSKVEFKQQMEAKMQEVSF from the coding sequence TTGGCAGAACAGATAGGCGTTAAGAAAGAGGGGGAGATTTATGATTTACAGACTTTGGCAGTCCACGAGGGTGAGGCGGTTTATTTTGGCGACAACGATCCAGCCCTAGAGATCATCCGCCACTCATGCGCCCACTTGCTGGCGCAAGCCATTAAGCAACTTTACCCCGATGCGCAGTTTTTTGTGGGTCCTGTGGTGGCTGAGGGCTTTTACTACGATTTTAAGACTTCTACTAAAATCAGCGAAGAGGATTTAGGGCGCATTGAAGAGCGCATGCGCACCATTGCCAAAAATAAACACCCCATCACCAAGAGCACCATGACCCGTAAAAAGGCGTTGGAGAAGTTTAAAAATGACCCCTTAAAGCACGCTGTGATGTCAAGGATTGAGGGGGATTCTTTTAGCGTGTATTCTCAAGGGGAGTTTGAGGACTTGTGTCGAGGTCCACACTTACCCCACACGGGATTACTTCAGCATTTTAAACTCACCAAATTAGCCGGGGCGTATCTAGGGGGCGATGAAAACGCGGAAATGTTGCAGAGGATTTATGGGATTGCCTTTGCCACAAAAGAGGCATTAAAAGAGTATTTGTTTCAGCTAGAGGAAGCCAAAAAGAGGGATCACCGCAAATTAGGGCAAGAATTAGGGCTGTTTTGCTTTAACGAGGATTTAGGGGCGGGGCTGCCTATTTGGCTACCTAGTGGCATGCGTTTGCGCCAGCGGATTGAAAATTTACTAAGCAAAGCCCTTTTAAAGTATGGCTACGAACCCGTACGTGGACCCGAGATTTTAAAGAGCTCTTTGTGGCAAACAAGCGGACATTACCAAAACTACAAAGAGAACATGTATTTTACGACCATTGATGAGGTCGAATACGGCATTAAGCCCATGAACTGCGTAGGACACATTAAAGTCTACGAGCACGCCCTGCATTCTTATAAAGATTTGCCCCTGCGCTTTTACGAGTATGGCGTGGTGCACCGGCATGAAAAAAGCGGAGTCTTGCACGGGCTTTTAAGGGTAAGGGAATTTACCCAAGATGATGCGCATATCTTTTGCCGTTTTAACCAAATTAAAGCCGAAGTGTTGGCGATTTTGGAGTTCACTAAAAAAGTCATGGGAGTCTTTGGCTTTAGCTATGAAATGGAGCTTTCCACCAAGCCTACAAAACACATCGGCGAGGCGCACATTTGGGAGCAAGCCACCAAAGCCCTAAAAGAAGCCCTAGAGGAACAACACATCCCCTTTGGCATCGATGAGGGCGGAGGGGCGTTTTATGGACCAAAGATCGACATTAAAATCACCGATGCGATCAAGCGCAAATGGCAATGTGGCACGGTGCAAGTGGATATGAATTTGCCCGAGAGGTTTAACCTGAGCTACGCCAATGAGCAAGACCAAGAGGAAAGACCCGTGATGATCCACAGAGCGATCTTAGGCTCGTTTGAACGCTTCATTGCGATTTTAACCGAACACTACGGGGGCAATTACCCCTTTTTTATCGCCCCTGTGCAAATCGCTTTAGTGCCTGTATCGCCCGATCAGCTAGAGTACGCCAAAGCCCTAAAAGCCGAGTTGGTGGAGCTGGGGCTTTTTGTGCAATTAGCAGATAAAAACGAAACCCTGAATAAGCGTATCCGCACCCTTGAAAAGCAGAAAATCCCCTTTATTGCGGTGCTAGGGCAACAAGAGGTGGCGCAAGAGAGCGTAGCGGTGCGCGATCGCGCCCTAGGGCAACAATACAGCTTAAGCAAGGTAGAATTTAAACAACAAATGGAGGCTAAAATGCAAGAGGTCAGTTTTTGA
- a CDS encoding outer membrane protein, whose amino-acid sequence MRTFLAMGLVWTWAQAHFLPTPVLAFDMLEESPNIDMPKYNLQPYLFPEGELQETKQATQPEQPSKAKQIPKPPVSAEKTMSSKQPQETQENVLHVVPLPTLGNAKTEDPTHLHELDEKIKVLKNKIKGMGGTPQTKFGYAKKGTRAKKVANHKIAKEKSGFFLGGGYGFGTINESYNSQQAKSVALGIPEQQEIFSVLPKLSGAANMANVELGYQQYFNPYFGARIYGDLLFIPGFANYTTLNDNTTSRGFGGFFYGLGSLNMDLLFDAPLEKQKKHFIGAYAGFGVGLMVLKDRCYNAFRQVLQEGYNSPNTLWKTLIQVDYTINLGVAFTYNRHLRFEVGTKIPLTYLRLGFETPATYINKNNSQQLISEDTGFKRSSLLVMNVLYAF is encoded by the coding sequence ATGAGAACTTTTTTGGCAATGGGTCTTGTGTGGACTTGGGCGCAAGCACATTTCTTGCCCACCCCAGTGCTTGCCTTTGACATGCTCGAAGAATCCCCGAATATAGACATGCCTAAGTACAACTTACAGCCCTATTTATTCCCCGAGGGCGAGTTGCAAGAAACTAAGCAAGCCACGCAACCAGAACAACCTTCAAAAGCCAAGCAAATCCCCAAACCCCCAGTGAGCGCAGAAAAGACCATGTCTTCCAAACAGCCCCAAGAAACCCAAGAAAATGTTTTGCATGTTGTGCCTCTCCCTACGCTAGGCAATGCCAAAACAGAAGACCCTACCCACTTGCATGAGCTCGATGAAAAAATCAAAGTTCTAAAAAACAAGATAAAAGGCATGGGTGGCACGCCTCAAACTAAGTTTGGATACGCTAAAAAGGGTACACGCGCTAAGAAGGTGGCTAACCATAAAATTGCCAAAGAAAAAAGCGGGTTTTTCTTAGGCGGAGGCTATGGTTTTGGCACAATCAATGAATCTTACAACAGCCAACAAGCCAAAAGCGTGGCGCTAGGAATCCCCGAACAACAAGAGATTTTTAGCGTTTTGCCCAAATTGAGCGGGGCGGCGAATATGGCTAATGTGGAGTTGGGCTATCAGCAATATTTTAACCCCTATTTTGGCGCCCGCATTTATGGGGATTTGCTTTTTATTCCCGGGTTTGCTAACTACACCACCCTTAATGACAACACGACTTCTAGGGGTTTTGGAGGGTTTTTTTATGGCTTAGGCTCTTTAAACATGGACTTACTCTTTGATGCACCCCTAGAAAAGCAAAAAAAACACTTCATTGGAGCGTACGCAGGCTTTGGGGTGGGGCTTATGGTGTTAAAAGATAGGTGCTACAATGCCTTTAGACAAGTGTTGCAAGAGGGTTACAATAGCCCAAACACGCTGTGGAAAACCCTTATACAAGTGGATTACACCATCAATTTAGGCGTGGCTTTTACCTACAACCGCCACTTGCGTTTTGAAGTGGGAACAAAAATCCCGCTCACCTACTTGCGCTTAGGCTTTGAAACCCCAGCCACTTACATCAATAAGAACAACAGCCAACAGCTCATCAGCGAGGATACAGGTTTTAAGCGTAGCAGCTTGCTTGTGATGAATGTATTATATGCTTTCTAA
- the rpmI gene encoding 50S ribosomal protein L35 yields the protein MPKMKTNRGAAKRFKVKKNLIKRGSAFKSHILTKKSPQRKANLNAPHYVHSTNLRSVAGLLCQ from the coding sequence ATGCCAAAGATGAAAACCAACCGTGGAGCGGCTAAACGCTTCAAGGTGAAAAAAAATCTCATCAAGCGGGGCAGTGCGTTTAAAAGCCATATTTTAACCAAAAAAAGCCCCCAGAGAAAAGCGAATTTAAACGCCCCCCACTATGTGCACTCTACAAACTTGCGCTCTGTGGCTGGGCTTTTATGTCAGTAA
- a CDS encoding pseudouridine synthase family protein, producing MPFVAEVFTPKAPIKAAKFVAEVLACNPKQAQSYIDRGRLTTLSGQRLKKAQILNEPVRLLFFKPTACPEFAPIFTTPYFALYHKPKNLYSHPKNYTTHSLYESIYANNPHARLIHRLDYETSGLILASQAKAHEKPLRELFSSRRVQKTYYASVVGDLHKYAKGAFSVLLPILEPSSIRGDLGVRSKIDPQGKFSATTIEIQSYDSKTDQTHLKVTPLTGRTHQIRLHLSALGYPLVGEPLYIDDSHARAYLDAKKADFLGAFGRYKTELALEAVGLNFSLYGLHYHLRLN from the coding sequence ATGCCCTTTGTCGCTGAAGTTTTCACGCCCAAAGCCCCCATTAAGGCGGCAAAGTTTGTCGCCGAAGTTTTAGCCTGCAATCCCAAACAAGCCCAAAGCTACATAGACCGGGGGCGTTTAACCACCCTAAGCGGTCAAAGGCTTAAAAAAGCGCAAATCTTAAACGAACCCGTGCGCTTGCTCTTTTTTAAGCCCACTGCTTGCCCCGAATTTGCCCCCATTTTCACCACCCCCTATTTTGCCCTTTACCACAAGCCCAAAAACCTTTACAGCCACCCTAAAAACTACACCACGCATAGCCTGTATGAAAGCATTTACGCCAACAACCCCCACGCCCGCCTGATCCACCGCCTAGATTATGAAACTAGCGGATTGATTTTAGCCAGCCAAGCCAAGGCGCACGAAAAGCCTTTGAGGGAGCTGTTTAGCTCTAGGCGCGTCCAAAAGACCTACTACGCTAGCGTTGTGGGGGATTTGCATAAGTATGCCAAAGGGGCATTTAGTGTGCTCTTGCCTATTTTAGAGCCCTCGAGCATACGGGGGGATTTAGGCGTGCGCTCTAAAATCGATCCACAAGGCAAATTCAGCGCCACCACCATAGAAATCCAAAGCTACGACTCCAAGACCGACCAAACCCACTTAAAAGTTACCCCCCTAACCGGGCGCACCCACCAAATCCGCTTGCATCTAAGCGCACTTGGTTACCCCCTTGTGGGCGAACCACTTTACATTGATGATAGCCACGCAAGGGCGTATTTAGACGCGAAAAAGGCGGACTTTTTGGGCGCATTTGGGCGTTATAAAACTGAGTTAGCCCTAGAAGCGGTGGGTTTAAATTTTAGCCTGTATGGCTTGCACTACCACTTGCGCCTAAACTAG
- the infC gene encoding translation initiation factor IF-3, translating into MSKDVLLNDAIHFKEVRCVGDGGEQFGIISSVEALKIAHSQGLDLVLISASAKPPVCKVMDYGKFCYQSEKKQKEAKKKQKQIEIKEIKLSTQIAQNDINYKVKHAREFIEAGKHVKFKVVLRGRENNDPKAGLAVLQKVGEMMSDIANADKEPKMEGRFVMWLFVPQKK; encoded by the coding sequence TTGAGTAAGGATGTGCTGTTAAACGATGCGATCCACTTTAAGGAGGTGCGCTGTGTGGGCGATGGAGGCGAACAATTTGGAATCATTTCTTCAGTCGAGGCGTTAAAAATCGCCCACAGCCAAGGTTTGGACTTGGTGCTGATTTCAGCCAGTGCCAAACCCCCCGTGTGTAAAGTCATGGATTATGGCAAGTTTTGCTACCAAAGCGAGAAAAAGCAAAAAGAAGCCAAGAAAAAACAGAAGCAAATCGAGATCAAAGAGATCAAACTCTCCACCCAGATCGCCCAAAACGACATCAACTACAAAGTCAAGCACGCCAGAGAGTTCATTGAGGCGGGCAAGCATGTTAAGTTTAAGGTGGTGTTAAGGGGGCGCGAGAACAACGACCCCAAAGCCGGGCTAGCCGTGTTGCAAAAAGTGGGCGAAATGATGAGCGACATCGCCAACGCTGATAAAGAGCCCAAGATGGAAGGGCGTTTTGTTATGTGGCTTTTTGTCCCCCAAAAGAAGTAA
- a CDS encoding outer membrane protein produces the protein MSVTNMFFKPLILCACVLCVLSARSAVQEKQFTIYMLKGQLYEAKQAKLDQEMARKKSGVFLGFVLAETSLKVNGITNKGFPLLYGVRVGYQKYLGRSEVAGLRFYGEYLGGVAGSVLQAGQTSTYQVATMDLDLVMDKPIDKHKRYAVGVFGGLGVGWNGYKDYPNAKNNPNGFGLLINLGVALTLNTRHRIELALKIPPLKYSHAFAYSFAGGNIYYISYNFLL, from the coding sequence ATGTCGGTTACCAATATGTTTTTTAAGCCCCTCATTTTATGCGCTTGTGTGTTGTGTGTGCTTAGTGCAAGGTCAGCCGTGCAAGAAAAACAATTCACGATCTACATGCTCAAAGGGCAGCTTTACGAAGCCAAACAAGCCAAGTTAGATCAAGAAATGGCTAGGAAAAAGAGCGGTGTGTTCTTGGGTTTTGTGCTCGCAGAGACGAGTCTAAAGGTCAATGGGATCACCAATAAGGGCTTTCCCTTGCTCTATGGCGTGCGCGTGGGTTATCAAAAGTATTTGGGGCGTAGTGAAGTGGCGGGGCTACGCTTTTATGGAGAGTATTTAGGCGGGGTGGCGGGGAGTGTGTTGCAAGCGGGCCAAACCAGCACTTACCAAGTCGCAACCATGGATTTGGACTTAGTGATGGACAAACCCATAGACAAGCATAAAAGATACGCCGTGGGGGTTTTTGGCGGGTTGGGGGTGGGTTGGAATGGCTATAAGGACTACCCCAACGCTAAGAACAACCCTAATGGCTTTGGCTTACTTATCAATTTAGGGGTGGCACTCACTCTAAACACCCGCCACAGAATCGAACTTGCGCTGAAAATCCCACCACTCAAATACAGCCACGCCTTCGCGTATTCCTTTGCGGGCGGAAACATCTACTACATCAGCTATAACTTTCTACTCTAA
- a CDS encoding AMIN domain-containing protein: protein MSKWWVSLLLMALVARENPFEPSKNVGQTALGDEVPDYFRYVNVNLPSTARILTKVTLTYKTLDASTHTESVDVNQRIDWHYPIKVTQQAAILGKQGKIFRVGAFDFWIHENKLYLHTAHKIQRSFVLINPYRIVLDTDRDEQDFRQKVQVDEEYVNNIAIETHDNFYRFSIVLDGQYQYKIEQKNDYLVIDLH, encoded by the coding sequence ATGTCTAAGTGGTGGGTGTCTTTATTACTCATGGCTTTGGTTGCTAGAGAAAACCCTTTTGAGCCATCTAAAAATGTGGGGCAGACGGCACTGGGCGATGAAGTCCCCGACTACTTCCGCTATGTCAATGTCAATTTGCCTAGCACCGCTCGGATTTTAACCAAAGTTACTTTGACCTACAAGACTTTGGACGCTTCCACACACACTGAAAGCGTGGATGTGAATCAGCGCATCGATTGGCACTACCCCATTAAGGTGACCCAACAAGCCGCGATCTTAGGCAAGCAAGGCAAGATATTTCGGGTGGGCGCGTTTGATTTTTGGATACACGAGAACAAGCTCTATCTACACACGGCGCATAAAATCCAACGCTCTTTTGTGCTGATTAACCCTTACCGCATTGTGTTAGACACCGACCGCGATGAACAGGATTTTAGACAAAAAGTGCAGGTGGATGAAGAATATGTTAACAACATTGCCATAGAAACCCACGACAATTTTTACCGCTTTTCTATCGTGCTAGATGGGCAATACCAATACAAGATCGAGCAGAAAAACGACTACTTAGTGATCGATCTGCACTAA
- a CDS encoding CTP synthase, with protein sequence MSVATKFIFITGGVLSSLGKGVASSSLAHLLKLCHFKVDMLKIDPYINIDPGTLSPFEHGEVFVTADGSETDLDIGHYERFLNKDFSKENNFTTGQIYLSVIEKEREGKYLGKTIQVIPHIVEEIKERILKLGQGKDFLIVEVGGTVGDIEGMVYLEAIRELKSALGSKQVANIHVTLVPFIATSQELKTKPTQHSIIELRRLGVSANIILARCSQDLGTDLKAKIASSCDVPVSNVIQAKDAPTIYACPTNYLQEGLLEALFKYFGIQATLDKRQLELWAELVHNILNPQRTLKIAFVGKYVHLSESYKSFLESMVCVGAHLKVKVEPVFVNSEGLELKTGESRAQLKERVANALQGVDGILVPGGFGSRGVEGMINAITYAREHKKPFFGVCLGAQLMVVEFARHVLGLKGAHSSEFDQDAPHKVIDLLESQAHTTHKGSSMRLGTHKITLKEGSPIAKAYNALEVFERHRHRYTINPAYLEDYAKHGLEVVGQSFDHSQNLTEAMALKGARFFLGVQYHPEFTSRLIAPNPLFKAFVQACM encoded by the coding sequence ATGTCTGTTGCGACTAAATTTATTTTTATTACGGGTGGGGTGCTAAGTTCTCTTGGCAAGGGTGTGGCTTCCAGCTCTTTAGCGCATTTATTGAAACTTTGCCATTTTAAAGTGGATATGTTGAAGATCGACCCCTACATCAACATCGACCCGGGCACGCTTAGCCCCTTTGAGCATGGCGAGGTTTTTGTTACTGCCGATGGGAGCGAAACAGACCTTGACATCGGGCACTACGAACGCTTTTTAAACAAAGACTTCTCCAAAGAAAACAACTTCACCACGGGGCAGATTTATTTAAGTGTGATTGAAAAAGAGCGCGAGGGCAAATATTTAGGCAAAACGATTCAGGTGATCCCGCACATTGTGGAGGAAATTAAAGAGCGGATTTTAAAACTTGGGCAAGGCAAGGACTTTTTGATCGTAGAAGTGGGCGGCACGGTGGGCGACATTGAGGGCATGGTCTACTTAGAAGCCATTAGGGAGCTTAAAAGCGCGCTAGGCTCTAAACAAGTCGCCAATATCCACGTAACTTTAGTCCCCTTCATTGCCACCAGTCAAGAGCTCAAAACCAAGCCCACGCAACACTCTATCATTGAGTTGCGCCGTTTGGGCGTGAGCGCAAACATCATTTTAGCCCGTTGTAGCCAAGATTTGGGGACAGATTTAAAAGCCAAAATCGCTAGTAGTTGCGATGTGCCTGTGTCTAATGTGATCCAAGCCAAAGATGCGCCCACCATCTACGCCTGCCCCACCAACTACCTACAAGAGGGGCTTTTAGAGGCGTTGTTTAAATATTTTGGCATCCAAGCCACGCTAGACAAACGGCAACTAGAGCTGTGGGCGGAGCTCGTGCATAATATTTTAAACCCCCAACGAACTTTAAAAATTGCCTTTGTGGGTAAGTATGTGCATTTGAGCGAATCTTACAAAAGCTTTTTAGAGAGCATGGTTTGTGTGGGGGCGCATTTAAAAGTCAAGGTAGAACCTGTCTTTGTCAATAGCGAGGGATTGGAGCTTAAAACGGGAGAGAGCCGCGCACAGCTCAAAGAGCGCGTGGCAAACGCTTTGCAAGGTGTGGATGGCATTTTAGTCCCCGGAGGCTTTGGTTCTAGGGGGGTTGAGGGGATGATCAATGCCATTACCTATGCCAGAGAACATAAAAAACCTTTCTTTGGGGTGTGCTTGGGGGCGCAGTTGATGGTTGTGGAGTTTGCCCGCCATGTGTTGGGCTTAAAGGGGGCACATTCCAGCGAATTTGATCAAGATGCCCCCCATAAAGTCATTGACCTACTAGAAAGCCAAGCGCACACCACGCACAAGGGCTCAAGCATGCGCCTAGGCACACATAAAATCACACTCAAAGAGGGCTCGCCCATTGCCAAAGCCTACAACGCCCTAGAGGTGTTCGAGCGCCACCGCCACCGCTACACCATTAACCCCGCCTATTTAGAGGACTACGCCAAACACGGCTTAGAGGTCGTGGGGCAAAGCTTTGATCACAGCCAAAATTTAACGGAGGCGATGGCATTAAAAGGTGCTCGCTTCTTTTTGGGCGTGCAATACCACCCCGAGTTTACTTCAAGGCTCATCGCCCCCAACCCACTCTTTAAAGCGTTCGTGCAAGCCTGCATGTAA